The stretch of DNA AGAGGTGGCCGTGCGCCTGGGGGTGGACCCGCGGCACGCGGACCAGCAGGTCCGGGGCACGGTAGTTCTCCCTTACGGTACCGGCAAGACCCGAAGAGTCCTGGTGTTTGCCAAGGGTGAAAAGGCCAAGGAGGCGGAGGCGGCCGGCGCGGACTACGTAGGGGCCGAGGAGTTGGTGGAGAAGATCCAGGGCGGATGGCTGGACTTCGACGTGGCCATCGCTACCCCGGACATAATGGGTGCGGTGGGCAAGCTCGGCCGCATCTTGGGACCGCGCGGCCTGATGCCCAATCCGAAGACCGGTACCGTAACCTTCGACGTGGAGCGGGCGGTCAAGGAAGCTAAGGGCGGGAAGGTTGAGTACCGGACCGACCGCACCGGCATCGTTCATGTCCCCATCGGCCAGGTAACATTCGACACCGAGAAGCTGATGGAGAATTTCCGTACCCTTATCGATGCCCTGGTGAAGGCCAAACCGCCGGCGGCCAGGGGCCAGTATCTGCGGAGCATCACCGTTTCCAGCACCATGGGGCCGGGAGTAAAGATCCATCCGCAGAAAGCCTTGCCGCGCTGACAATCGAGTTTTCTTTGCGGCCGCAGAACGCAGGTGCCGTAAGGCTTAAAGTCCTGCCGAGGCCGGGAGCAAACGGGTTGAGACGGCGCTTGCCCGCGCCTGACGGTTGCTGGCAAGTCGATCTATCGGCCCGGCAAAGCGTTAACGTTCCTGGGCTCCTGCGTAGCGGGAGCCTAAACTTTTTTGGTGTGGAGGGAAGGCAGTTGGGGAAGCGGCGGGCAGAGAAGGAGGCCATTGTCACCCGGCTGGAGGGGAAGCTCGGCCGGAGCGAAGTAGTGCTTTTTGCCGACTACCGGGGCCTGAAAGTCAGCGAAATCACCGAACTACGCGAGCGGCTACGGCAGGCCGGAGCAGAGTTCCAGGTGGTTAAGAATACCCTAACCCGCTTGGCGGCGCGGCGGGTGGGCCTGGAGGGAACCGAGGCTTTCCTGGTGGGACCCACGGCCATTACCGTGTCCGAGCAGGAAGGAGCGGCGCCGGCCCGGGTGTTGCAGGAGTTTGCCCGGGATCATAAGGCGCTGGAGCTGAAGGGAGGGCTCTTGCGCGGTCGCGTCCTGACCGTCGACCAGGTCAAGAACCTGGCGGAATTGCCCGGCCGGGAAGAGCTTCTGGCCCGGCTGGTGGGCCATACCCAGGCGCCTCTGGCCGGCGCGGTGGGGGTGCTTCAGGCTTTACTGCGCAATCTGGTGTACGTGCTGGATCAGGTGCGGCAGGCCAAGGCCACGGCCTAAGCGGAAAAACCGGGTAGCGACCGGGGATGTCGTCAATAAGTGAGGGAGGTTAGAACGGGTGAGCAAGGTACAGGAGATCGTCGAGGCGGTAAAGGGACTCACGGTGCTGGAGCTGGCCGAATTGATCAAGGCCATGGAGGAAACCTTTGGGGTCAGTGCCGCCGCGCCGGTGGCGGTAGCGGCAGCGCCGGCCGCAGCCGCTCCTCAGGCGGCTCCGGCGGAGGAAGAGCAGACCGAGTTCGACGTTATTCTGGTATCGGCCGGGGACAAGAAGATAAATGTAATCAAGGTGGTGCGCGAGATTACCGGCCTGGGGCTGAAAGAGGCCAAGGACCTGGTAGACGGCGCGCCCAAGCCGATCAAAGAGAAGATCGGCAAAGAAGAAGCGGAGAGCATCAAGGCAAAGCTGGTAGAGGCCGGGGCTACGGTAGAGGTAAAGTAAGGCGGCAAGGGCGGAAGGGCCCGGGGTATCCGGGCCCCCAGCCCGTCACCAAGAGGTGGGGCGGCCACGGGCGGCCGGTCCGCCGGTGGCCGAATCGACCCGAAGATCTTCGGCCCAATCGGGCTTTGAGCCAACCCTCCTTGGTTGCCTTCCGGGTGAAATCCCATTGGGCTCCTGACCTTTTTCCTGGATTAGTTTTACCCGGCACGATCGGCCTATTGACGGCGGGGCCGTTTGGCGTTATTATATATAAATGCCATAGTGGCTGCTCGGTTAAGGGTGGCGAGTTTTGGGTATAATAGGTAGATAAGGGGCCTAAGGTGGAAAAGCAAAGCAAAACCCCGGGCATGGCTTTGCTTTTGCATTTTTATTGTCCTACGGGGGTGAAGTGATGGCCTATCCCTACCCGGTTCAACTGGGTACGAAGGAACGCTGGAGTTACGGCCGGATCCAAGAGGTTTTGGAGGTTCCCGACCTGATCGAGGTGCAGCGCCGGTCATACGAGTGGTTCATCAACGAAGGGTTGGCCGAGGTACTGCGCGATATCTCTCCCATCCAGGATTTTACCGGCAACCTGCTCCTAGAGTTCGTCGGCC from Clostridia bacterium encodes:
- the rplJ gene encoding 50S ribosomal protein L10; translated protein: MGKRRAEKEAIVTRLEGKLGRSEVVLFADYRGLKVSEITELRERLRQAGAEFQVVKNTLTRLAARRVGLEGTEAFLVGPTAITVSEQEGAAPARVLQEFARDHKALELKGGLLRGRVLTVDQVKNLAELPGREELLARLVGHTQAPLAGAVGVLQALLRNLVYVLDQVRQAKATA
- the rplA gene encoding 50S ribosomal protein L1, whose translation is MPKRGKHYQDAVKAYDRQAMYAPEEAIDLVKKVAFARFPETVEVAVRLGVDPRHADQQVRGTVVLPYGTGKTRRVLVFAKGEKAKEAEAAGADYVGAEELVEKIQGGWLDFDVAIATPDIMGAVGKLGRILGPRGLMPNPKTGTVTFDVERAVKEAKGGKVEYRTDRTGIVHVPIGQVTFDTEKLMENFRTLIDALVKAKPPAARGQYLRSITVSSTMGPGVKIHPQKALPR
- the rplL gene encoding 50S ribosomal protein L7/L12 — translated: MSKVQEIVEAVKGLTVLELAELIKAMEETFGVSAAAPVAVAAAPAAAAPQAAPAEEEQTEFDVILVSAGDKKINVIKVVREITGLGLKEAKDLVDGAPKPIKEKIGKEEAESIKAKLVEAGATVEVK